A genomic region of Blattabacterium cuenoti contains the following coding sequences:
- the rplW gene encoding 50S ribosomal protein L23 has product MIFIKPFITDKSYKGEKYSCYTFSVNINYNKIQIKKEIKKLFGFSVKNIRTMVYPRKDKSKYTKKGFLYGRTNKLKKVTVQFYENQKIDFLNKKEI; this is encoded by the coding sequence ATGATTTTCATAAAACCTTTTATCACAGATAAATCTTATAAAGGAGAAAAATATAGTTGTTACACTTTTTCTGTGAACATAAATTATAATAAAATTCAAATTAAAAAAGAAATAAAAAAATTATTTGGATTTTCTGTCAAAAATATTAGAACAATGGTTTATCCTAGAAAGGATAAGTCTAAATATACTAAAAAAGGATTTCTTTATGGTAGGACTAATAAACTAAAAAAAGTTACTGTTCAATTTTATGAGAATCAAAAAATTGATTTTTTAAATAAAAAAGAAATTTAA
- the rplD gene encoding 50S ribosomal protein L4: MELKILDIKGNHTDKKIEFHDNIFLKKYYNHPTYLEIKRYLSAQRQGTHKSKERGELSGSTKKLHRQKGTGGSRKGNIKNPIFRGGGRVFGPKPRKYLIKLNKRTKNIVRKFLIEQKLVHNKVMIIEDLKLNAPKTKFILNLLKSLQLEKKKSLMIIGKININLYLSSRNLKNFKLLNVNELDCFSLIKFPYIIFSENSIKKIYQFLSI; this comes from the coding sequence ATGGAATTAAAAATTTTAGATATAAAAGGGAATCATACTGATAAAAAAATAGAATTTCATGATAATATTTTTTTAAAAAAATATTATAATCATCCTACATATTTAGAAATTAAAAGATATTTATCAGCTCAACGTCAGGGAACACATAAATCTAAAGAAAGAGGAGAATTATCTGGAAGCACTAAAAAACTACATAGACAAAAAGGGACTGGTGGTTCTAGAAAAGGAAATATAAAAAATCCCATTTTTAGAGGAGGGGGAAGGGTTTTTGGTCCAAAACCAAGAAAATATTTAATAAAATTAAATAAACGTACTAAAAATATAGTCAGAAAATTTCTTATAGAACAAAAATTAGTACATAATAAGGTTATGATTATAGAAGACTTAAAATTAAATGCTCCAAAAACTAAATTTATTTTAAATTTATTAAAATCCTTACAATTAGAAAAGAAAAAATCATTAATGATAATTGGAAAAATTAATATAAATTTATATTTATCCTCTAGAAATTTGAAAAATTTTAAATTATTAAATGTAAATGAATTAGATTGTTTTTCTTTGATAAAGTTTCCATATATTATTTTTTCTGAAAATTCAATAAAAAAAATTTATCAATTTTTGTCTATATAA
- the rplC gene encoding 50S ribosomal protein L3 has translation MTGLIGKNIGMTSIFLINGENVPCTIVQVGPCYIVQIKTIEKDGYSSIQLGIDDQKIRKTNKSLLNHFKKAGLSPKKKLLEFKMRKVSDFILGSSIPIDFFKEGELVHVKGISKGKGFQGVVKRHNFSGVGERTHGQHNRLRASGSIGAGSDPSRVFKGKKMAGKMGKQSVTIKNLKILKIDSNHNIIILKGSVPGNKNSYLMIQKKGWN, from the coding sequence ATGACTGGATTAATAGGAAAAAATATAGGAATGACTAGTATTTTTCTAATAAATGGAGAAAATGTTCCATGTACAATTGTACAAGTAGGACCTTGTTATATTGTTCAGATAAAAACAATAGAAAAAGATGGTTACTCTTCGATTCAATTGGGGATAGATGATCAGAAAATTAGAAAAACTAATAAATCTTTATTGAATCATTTTAAAAAAGCTGGGTTATCTCCGAAAAAAAAATTGTTGGAATTTAAAATGAGAAAAGTATCTGATTTTATTTTGGGAAGTTCGATCCCTATTGATTTTTTTAAAGAAGGAGAATTAGTTCATGTCAAAGGAATATCTAAAGGGAAAGGATTTCAAGGTGTAGTTAAAAGACATAATTTTTCAGGAGTAGGAGAAAGAACTCATGGACAACATAACCGTTTAAGAGCATCAGGGTCTATAGGAGCTGGATCTGATCCATCACGTGTTTTTAAAGGCAAAAAAATGGCTGGAAAAATGGGAAAACAAAGTGTAACAATTAAAAATTTAAAAATATTGAAAATAGACTCCAATCATAATATCATAATTTTAAAAGGTTCAGTTCCAGGAAATAAAAATTCATATTTAATGATTCAAAAAAAAGGATGGAATTAA
- the rpsJ gene encoding 30S ribosomal protein S10 translates to MGHDIKIKLKSYDYNLLDKSAERIVNSVLPTGVILNGPVPLPTEKKIFTVLRSPHVNKKSREQFFLPTHKRLLQIHNASSKTVDALMKLELPSGVEAEIKV, encoded by the coding sequence ATGGGTCATGATATAAAAATTAAATTAAAATCTTATGATTATAATTTATTAGATAAATCGGCCGAAAGAATTGTAAATTCGGTACTTCCCACAGGAGTTATATTGAATGGACCAGTTCCTTTGCCTACTGAAAAAAAAATATTTACAGTATTACGTTCTCCTCATGTTAATAAAAAATCAAGAGAACAATTTTTTCTTCCTACTCATAAAAGACTTTTACAAATTCATAACGCTTCATCTAAAACCGTAGATGCATTAATGAAATTGGAATTGCCCAGTGGAGTGGAAGCAGAGATAAAAGTATAA
- the fusA gene encoding elongation factor G, whose translation MEKDLKYTRNIGIAAHIDAGKTTTTERILFYTGINHKIGEVHDGAATMDWMQQEQERGITITSAATCCEWVYDNRKYQINIIDTPGHVDFTVEVERSMRVLDGMVVLFSAVDGVEPQSETVWRQADKYKIPRIAFVNKMDRQGADFFDVCFQIRKILGANSVPLQIPIGIGDNFKGVVDLIANQAIIWDEKNYGMTYQKIPIPENMKNMVYDYRNKLLETLSDHDDTIMEKFLYGNDNYSSISQEEILFSLRENTIKMKVIPILCGSSFKNKGVQAILDAICRYLPSPLEGKDVIGVNPINQKKEKRKPDENEPFSALAFKIASDPFVGRLAFFRVYSGRIESGSYSFNTRSGNKERISRIYQMHANKQNPINKIGAGDIAAVVGFKDIKTGDTLCDEKFPILLEKILFPEPVIGLAIEPKYKSDIDKMSLALSKLMEEDPTFQVRTDNYTGQTIISGMGELHLEILVDRMKREFKVEVNQGKPQVEYKEALTGLVEHREIYKKQTGGRGKYADLLFRLEPGDIGKSGLVFINKIKGGNIPKEYVPSIEKGFREMMKNGPLSGYEIDSAKVTVLDGSYHSVDSDQLSFELAGKLGFREAAKKAKPVLLEPIMKLEVLIPEENMGDIIGDLNRRRGIVQNMNSRNNIKVIQALVPLSEMFGYVTVLRTLSSGRGTSVMEFSHYDTVPETMMDNIIIENKNRNKK comes from the coding sequence ATGGAAAAAGATTTAAAATATACAAGAAATATAGGAATTGCAGCGCATATTGATGCAGGAAAAACTACTACTACAGAAAGGATTTTATTTTACACAGGAATTAATCATAAAATAGGAGAAGTCCATGATGGAGCGGCTACTATGGATTGGATGCAACAAGAGCAAGAACGAGGAATAACTATTACCTCTGCAGCTACATGTTGTGAATGGGTATATGATAATAGAAAATATCAAATTAATATTATAGATACTCCAGGACATGTAGATTTTACTGTGGAAGTAGAAAGATCGATGAGGGTATTGGATGGGATGGTTGTTTTATTTAGTGCAGTAGATGGAGTAGAACCTCAATCTGAAACGGTATGGAGACAAGCAGATAAATATAAGATTCCTAGAATAGCTTTTGTTAATAAAATGGATAGACAAGGTGCCGATTTTTTTGATGTTTGTTTTCAAATACGAAAAATTTTAGGGGCAAATTCAGTTCCTCTACAAATTCCTATTGGGATTGGAGATAATTTTAAGGGAGTTGTAGATTTAATAGCTAATCAGGCTATTATATGGGATGAAAAAAATTATGGAATGACATATCAGAAAATTCCCATTCCAGAAAATATGAAAAATATGGTTTATGATTATAGAAATAAACTTCTTGAAACATTATCTGATCATGATGATACAATAATGGAAAAATTTTTGTATGGAAATGATAATTATTCTTCTATTTCACAAGAGGAGATTCTTTTTTCTTTACGAGAGAATACCATAAAAATGAAAGTTATTCCTATTCTATGTGGATCTTCTTTCAAGAATAAAGGTGTTCAAGCTATATTGGATGCTATATGTAGATATTTACCGTCTCCTCTTGAAGGAAAGGATGTCATTGGAGTAAATCCTATTAATCAAAAAAAAGAAAAAAGAAAACCTGACGAAAATGAACCCTTTTCTGCTTTAGCTTTTAAAATTGCAAGTGATCCTTTCGTTGGACGTTTAGCTTTTTTTAGAGTTTATTCTGGAAGAATAGAATCAGGATCTTACAGTTTTAATACTAGATCAGGAAATAAAGAACGGATTTCTAGGATATATCAAATGCATGCAAATAAACAAAATCCAATAAATAAAATTGGAGCTGGAGATATAGCAGCTGTAGTAGGTTTTAAAGATATTAAAACAGGTGATACTTTATGTGATGAAAAATTTCCAATTTTATTGGAAAAAATATTATTTCCTGAACCAGTAATTGGGTTAGCCATTGAACCTAAATATAAATCTGATATAGATAAAATGAGTTTGGCTTTATCAAAATTAATGGAAGAAGATCCTACTTTCCAAGTACGAACAGATAATTATACAGGTCAAACTATTATTTCCGGGATGGGGGAACTTCATTTGGAAATACTTGTAGATAGAATGAAGCGAGAATTTAAAGTTGAAGTGAATCAAGGAAAACCTCAAGTAGAATATAAAGAGGCTTTAACTGGTTTAGTCGAACATAGAGAAATTTATAAAAAACAAACGGGAGGTAGAGGAAAATATGCAGATTTATTATTTAGATTAGAACCCGGAGATATCGGTAAATCTGGTTTAGTTTTCATCAATAAAATAAAAGGTGGGAATATTCCAAAAGAATATGTTCCTTCTATAGAAAAAGGATTTAGAGAAATGATGAAAAACGGGCCTTTGTCTGGGTATGAAATAGATAGTGCTAAGGTCACCGTTTTAGATGGATCTTATCATTCTGTTGATTCTGATCAATTATCTTTTGAATTAGCTGGAAAATTAGGTTTTAGAGAAGCAGCAAAAAAAGCGAAACCTGTTTTGTTAGAACCAATTATGAAGTTAGAAGTTTTAATTCCAGAAGAAAATATGGGAGATATAATAGGGGATTTAAATCGTAGAAGAGGAATTGTACAAAATATGAATAGTAGAAATAATATAAAAGTAATTCAAGCTTTGGTCCCATTATCAGAAATGTTTGGATATGTTACTGTATTACGAACACTTTCTTCTGGTAGAGGAACTTCTGTTATGGAATTTTCTCATTATGATACAGTTCCTGAAACTATGATGGACAATATAATTATAGAAAATAAAAATAGAAATAAAAAATAA
- the rpsG gene encoding 30S ribosomal protein S7, whose translation MRKVKKKEKIYFPDPKFHDPLVTRFVNHLMKNGKKNIAYNIFYNAMTKIDIIKDKEEKSALEIWKEGLKNVMPHVEVRSRRMGGSNIQVPVPISSNSKITKAMKLLISCASIRNEKTMANKLAYETWDAFQEQGEAVKRKENIHKMAEANKAFSHFRF comes from the coding sequence ATGAGAAAAGTAAAAAAAAAAGAAAAAATATATTTTCCTGATCCTAAATTTCATGATCCTTTAGTAACACGTTTTGTAAATCATTTAATGAAAAATGGTAAGAAAAATATAGCTTATAACATATTTTATAACGCTATGACAAAAATCGATATAATCAAGGATAAAGAAGAAAAATCGGCATTGGAAATATGGAAAGAAGGATTAAAAAATGTCATGCCTCATGTAGAAGTTAGAAGTCGTCGTATGGGTGGATCTAACATTCAAGTTCCTGTACCAATTTCTTCTAATAGTAAAATAACAAAAGCAATGAAATTATTAATATCTTGTGCTTCTATTAGAAATGAAAAAACAATGGCTAATAAATTAGCATATGAAACATGGGATGCTTTTCAAGAACAAGGTGAAGCTGTAAAAAGAAAAGAAAATATTCATAAAATGGCAGAAGCGAATAAAGCTTTTTCACATTTTAGATTTTAG
- the rpsL gene encoding 30S ribosomal protein S12, protein MPTIQQLIRKGRTSVSKKRKSVALEFCPQKRGVCTRVYTTTPKKPNSAMRKVARVRFTNGKEVISYITGEGHNLQEHSIVLVKGGRVKDLPGVKYKIVRGARDTAGVNGRKKSRSKYGAKIDKKD, encoded by the coding sequence ATGCCTACTATACAGCAGTTAATTAGAAAAGGACGGACTTCTGTTTCTAAAAAACGGAAATCTGTAGCTTTAGAATTTTGTCCTCAAAAAAGAGGAGTATGTACTAGAGTTTATACTACTACACCTAAGAAACCTAACTCCGCTATGCGAAAAGTAGCTCGTGTTCGTTTTACAAATGGAAAAGAAGTAATTAGTTATATCACAGGAGAAGGACATAATCTACAAGAACATTCAATAGTTTTAGTTAAAGGAGGTAGAGTAAAAGATTTACCAGGGGTAAAATATAAGATTGTACGTGGAGCTAGAGATACGGCTGGAGTTAATGGAAGAAAAAAAAGCAGGAGTAAATATGGAGCTAAAATAGATAAAAAAGATTAA
- the map gene encoding type I methionyl aminopeptidase: protein MIKLKTIEEIILIKKSAFLASKTLGMLAKKVKPGINTLYLDKLAESFIRDHGGIPAFLGLYNFPNTLCVSPNHQVVHGIPNLNPLSEGDILSIDCGVYMNGFYGEHAYTFEVGKVSHDIKTFLNCSKKSLYIGISNCKCGNRTGDIGYSIQSFIEKNGYHVVKNLVGHGLGKNMHEDPKIPNFGKKGKGLKLKEGLVISIEPMVNLGTSEIIFHKDGWTVSTLDKKISSHYEHNVAIVDGTPCLLSTFRYIYRELNIKSLEEDSFQNQKIHIDNI, encoded by the coding sequence TTGATAAAATTGAAAACTATAGAAGAAATAATATTAATCAAAAAAAGTGCTTTTTTAGCTTCTAAAACATTAGGAATGCTGGCTAAAAAAGTAAAACCAGGGATTAATACTCTTTATTTAGACAAACTTGCAGAAAGTTTTATTCGTGATCATGGAGGAATACCAGCTTTTTTAGGATTATATAATTTTCCAAATACTTTATGTGTTTCTCCAAATCATCAAGTAGTACATGGAATTCCTAATTTAAATCCTTTATCTGAAGGGGATATCTTATCTATAGATTGTGGTGTCTATATGAATGGATTTTATGGAGAACATGCTTATACTTTTGAAGTTGGAAAAGTATCTCATGATATAAAAACATTTTTAAATTGTTCTAAAAAATCTCTTTATATAGGAATATCCAATTGTAAATGTGGAAATAGAACAGGAGATATAGGTTATTCTATACAATCTTTTATTGAAAAAAACGGCTATCATGTGGTCAAAAATCTCGTTGGTCACGGATTAGGAAAAAATATGCATGAGGATCCTAAAATTCCAAATTTTGGAAAAAAAGGAAAAGGTCTTAAATTGAAAGAAGGATTAGTTATTTCTATAGAACCAATGGTTAATCTTGGTACATCTGAAATTATTTTTCATAAAGATGGATGGACGGTATCTACCCTAGACAAAAAAATTTCATCTCATTATGAACATAATGTAGCTATTGTTGATGGAACCCCTTGTTTACTTTCAACTTTTCGTTATATTTATAGAGAACTTAATATTAAATCATTAGAAGAAGATTCTTTTCAAAATCAAAAAATTCACATTGATAATATTTAA
- the gpmI gene encoding 2,3-bisphosphoglycerate-independent phosphoglycerate mutase → MKKLILIILDGWGLSSSKNYYSSAIEQAFTPFINYCSKNYPYSKLKASGYDVGLPKGQMGNSEVGHMNLGSGRKITQNLEKINLSIKNNSFIKKIDIFFNEISISKKRIHFIGLLSDGGVHSHMNHLFYLLKIAHIKKIKNVFIHAFTDGRDTSPKKGAFYIKQLLNVTEQYVGKLSSIIGRYYSMDRDHNWERTKKAYNAMVHSKGIYTKNIILSINKLYDNGITDEFLSPLIIVDENEIPISRIKNGDVVFCFNFRPDRSRQITELLTENNTFFSKKNKLNLLYYITMTCFNPKYKGIHVLFEKEYLSDTLGEILEKEGKKQIRIAETEKYPHVTFFFSGGKEAPFNREIRILCQSPRVPTYDLKPEMSAENIVKKIIPELKRKQSDFICLNFANPDMVGHTGKMKETIKACEFVDKCVKYCSEEAIKNSYTVVIVGDHGNADFMINPDGTPHTAHTTSLVPFIILDKDINKQNIFLKKEGILSDVAPTILKLMGLPVPKIMSGTSMIIE, encoded by the coding sequence ATGAAAAAATTAATATTAATAATATTAGATGGGTGGGGTCTTTCTTCTTCTAAAAATTATTATTCTTCTGCAATAGAACAAGCATTTACACCATTTATTAATTATTGTTCTAAAAATTATCCTTATAGTAAATTGAAAGCATCAGGATATGATGTTGGATTACCTAAAGGGCAAATGGGAAATTCAGAAGTTGGTCATATGAATTTGGGATCTGGACGTAAGATAACTCAAAATTTAGAGAAAATTAATCTTTCTATTAAAAATAATTCGTTTATAAAAAAAATAGATATTTTTTTTAATGAAATTTCTATTTCTAAAAAAAGAATTCATTTTATTGGATTATTATCTGATGGAGGAGTTCACTCACATATGAATCATCTTTTTTATTTACTTAAAATAGCTCATATAAAAAAAATAAAGAATGTATTTATACATGCTTTTACAGATGGAAGAGATACTTCTCCAAAAAAGGGGGCTTTTTATATAAAACAACTTTTAAATGTAACTGAACAATATGTTGGAAAATTGTCTTCTATTATAGGAAGATATTATTCAATGGATCGTGATCATAATTGGGAAAGAACTAAAAAAGCATATAACGCAATGGTTCATTCAAAAGGGATTTATACTAAAAATATTATTTTATCTATAAATAAATTATATGATAATGGAATAACAGATGAATTTTTATCTCCTTTAATAATTGTTGATGAAAACGAAATTCCAATTTCAAGAATAAAGAATGGAGACGTTGTTTTTTGTTTTAATTTTCGTCCTGATCGTTCCAGACAAATTACAGAACTTTTAACGGAAAATAATACTTTTTTTTCAAAAAAAAACAAATTAAATTTATTATATTATATAACTATGACTTGTTTTAATCCTAAATATAAAGGAATTCATGTTCTTTTTGAAAAAGAATATTTATCAGATACTTTGGGTGAAATTTTAGAGAAAGAAGGGAAAAAGCAAATACGTATAGCTGAAACAGAGAAATATCCACACGTAACCTTTTTTTTTTCGGGCGGGAAAGAGGCTCCTTTTAACCGAGAAATAAGAATTTTATGTCAGTCTCCTAGAGTTCCTACTTATGATTTAAAACCTGAAATGAGTGCAGAAAATATCGTTAAAAAAATTATTCCTGAATTGAAAAGAAAACAATCAGATTTTATTTGTTTAAATTTTGCAAATCCAGATATGGTAGGCCATACTGGTAAAATGAAAGAAACAATAAAAGCATGTGAATTTGTTGATAAATGTGTAAAATATTGTTCCGAAGAAGCTATCAAAAATTCATACACGGTTGTTATAGTAGGAGATCATGGAAATGCAGATTTTATGATAAATCCAGATGGGACTCCTCATACAGCTCATACTACATCTCTAGTTCCTTTTATTATTTTAGATAAAGATATAAATAAACAAAATATTTTTTTAAAAAAAGAAGGAATTTTATCAGATGTAGCTCCTACTATTCTTAAATTAATGGGACTTCCTGTTCCTAAAATTATGAGTGGAACTTCTATGATCATAGAATAA
- the tsf gene encoding translation elongation factor Ts — protein sequence MMKISVQKIDKLRKITGIGIMDCKQALIQSNGDIDKAIRFLRKKGEKIAMNRSLYKMKDGALIASVDLNYSCGTIIGISCETDFLSKSYEFLSFLSILSKHSLLFHNKMDFLYSSYKEYESIQDLIINQMGVVGEKLELKIFEKIDSPFVINYTHNTNNKIAVLVGFSDKVRNVSVAKDIAMHVAAMNPIAINEKEIPKSLINEEIDIIEDQFRKKNKPDSVKEKMIQGKIKKFILENTLLNQKFIKNNKITVQEYLDKYDKNLKINLFKRISI from the coding sequence ATGATGAAAATTTCTGTACAAAAAATTGATAAACTTAGAAAAATAACAGGGATTGGAATTATGGATTGTAAACAGGCATTGATTCAATCAAATGGAGACATAGATAAGGCTATTCGTTTTTTAAGAAAAAAAGGAGAAAAAATAGCAATGAATCGTTCATTATATAAAATGAAAGATGGAGCTCTTATTGCTTCTGTTGATTTGAATTATTCTTGTGGAACAATTATAGGTATTAGTTGTGAAACCGATTTTTTATCCAAAAGTTATGAATTTTTGAGTTTTTTATCTATACTTTCAAAACATTCATTATTATTCCATAATAAAATGGATTTTTTATACAGTTCATATAAAGAATACGAAAGTATACAGGATTTGATTATAAATCAAATGGGAGTTGTAGGAGAAAAATTAGAATTAAAAATTTTTGAAAAAATTGACTCTCCATTTGTGATAAATTACACTCACAATACTAATAATAAAATAGCGGTATTAGTTGGCTTTTCTGATAAAGTACGTAATGTATCTGTAGCTAAAGATATAGCGATGCATGTAGCCGCTATGAATCCTATAGCTATTAATGAAAAAGAAATTCCCAAATCATTAATAAACGAAGAAATTGATATTATTGAAGATCAATTTCGAAAAAAGAATAAACCTGATTCTGTAAAAGAAAAAATGATTCAAGGAAAAATTAAAAAATTTATATTAGAAAATACTCTTCTTAATCAAAAATTTATAAAAAATAATAAAATAACTGTTCAAGAATATTTAGATAAATATGATAAAAATTTAAAAATAAATCTTTTTAAAAGAATAAGTATATAA
- the rpsB gene encoding 30S ribosomal protein S2, producing the protein MRINTQDLLQAGVHFGHIARKWNPNMRPFIFMKKGGIHIIDLSKTILKLEGACYGLKQIAKNGKKILLVGTKAQAKEKIFFYAKSINMPCITERWLGGLLTNFTTIRKSVKKMNNIEKMKKNGIFDTLSKKERLLIDRLYAKLYKNLGSISNMNHIPGGIFLVDPNKEKIALTEAKKLKIPVFAMVDTNTDPNKIEYPIPSNDDSSKSIDIILKFVSEAIQDGIYMNKNERIDKNFVYKK; encoded by the coding sequence ATGAGAATAAATACTCAAGATTTGTTGCAAGCTGGTGTTCATTTTGGACATATTGCACGAAAATGGAATCCTAATATGCGTCCTTTTATTTTTATGAAAAAAGGAGGAATTCATATTATAGATTTATCAAAAACAATTTTAAAATTAGAGGGAGCTTGTTATGGATTAAAACAAATAGCAAAAAATGGAAAAAAAATATTATTAGTGGGAACAAAAGCTCAAGCGAAAGAAAAAATTTTCTTTTATGCAAAAAGTATAAATATGCCTTGCATAACAGAAAGATGGTTGGGTGGTTTACTTACAAACTTTACAACGATTCGTAAGTCTGTAAAAAAAATGAATAATATAGAAAAAATGAAAAAAAACGGAATTTTTGACACTTTATCTAAAAAGGAGAGATTATTAATTGATCGATTATATGCTAAATTATATAAAAATTTAGGAAGTATTTCGAATATGAATCATATACCAGGCGGTATTTTTTTAGTAGATCCAAATAAGGAAAAAATAGCTTTAACTGAAGCTAAAAAACTAAAAATACCCGTTTTTGCTATGGTAGATACGAATACAGATCCCAATAAGATTGAATATCCTATCCCTTCTAATGATGATTCTTCTAAATCTATAGATATTATTTTAAAATTTGTATCAGAAGCAATTCAAGATGGAATTTATATGAATAAAAATGAACGTATAGATAAAAATTTTGTTTATAAAAAATGA
- the rpsI gene encoding 30S ribosomal protein S9, giving the protein MIHTIGRRKRSLARIYLKIGDGLITVNSKRLDQYFPIYLHKKILYPIEIIKKLSQFDITIKVFGGGFNGQAEAIRLAISRALCQVDIKNRKKLKSEGLLTRDSREVERKKFGQKKARKKYQFSKR; this is encoded by the coding sequence ATGATACATACTATAGGAAGAAGAAAAAGATCTCTTGCTCGCATATATTTAAAAATAGGAGATGGATTAATAACTGTTAATTCTAAGAGATTGGATCAATATTTTCCGATATATCTTCATAAAAAAATACTATATCCTATTGAAATAATAAAAAAATTGAGTCAATTTGATATAACTATAAAAGTTTTTGGTGGTGGATTTAATGGTCAAGCGGAAGCAATTCGTCTTGCCATATCTCGTGCACTTTGTCAAGTTGATATAAAAAATAGAAAAAAATTAAAATCTGAAGGGCTATTAACACGTGACTCTAGAGAAGTAGAAAGGAAAAAATTTGGACAAAAAAAAGCTAGAAAAAAGTATCAATTTTCAAAACGTTAG
- the rplM gene encoding 50S ribosomal protein L13 → MDFLSLKTISAKKSSVVQSWIVIDATNQILGRLSTKIACIIMGKHKPFFSPNINCGDHVIVINSNKIKLTGKKWNDKKYIHYTGYPGGKKIVFFKNLFNKDSRSIIYKSVKGMLPKNRLGRLIFKNLHVYPKSEHKHQAQKPFLFKK, encoded by the coding sequence ATGGATTTTTTAAGTTTAAAAACGATTTCAGCTAAAAAAAGTTCGGTGGTTCAATCTTGGATAGTAATAGATGCAACGAATCAAATATTGGGAAGATTATCCACTAAAATTGCTTGTATTATAATGGGGAAACATAAACCTTTTTTTTCTCCAAACATTAATTGTGGAGATCATGTAATTGTTATTAATTCAAATAAAATTAAACTTACTGGAAAGAAATGGAATGATAAAAAATATATTCATTATACTGGGTATCCAGGTGGGAAAAAAATCGTTTTTTTTAAAAATTTATTTAATAAAGATTCAAGGAGTATAATATATAAATCGGTTAAAGGAATGTTACCTAAAAATCGTTTAGGACGATTGATTTTTAAAAATTTACATGTCTATCCAAAATCTGAGCACAAACATCAAGCACAAAAACCTTTTTTATTTAAAAAATAA